A region of the Gemmatimonadales bacterium genome:
GGGACCACCGCAGATTCGCTAAGTTCTTTCCCTGCATAGCCTGACCGGGTAGCTCAGTTGGTAGAGCAGCGGACTTTTAATCCGCAGGTCGTGGGTTCGATGCCCACCCCGGTCACTTCCCGCTCAGTCGTTCTCAACCCCCCGCGGGTGGCTGCCTCCGGGGCCATTCGCCATGCGCTCTTGACGTCCGCCTGACGGCCGTCCCCTATAGTCACGGCGCCATGCACGGAGAGGGAGCCATGAGAACCCGTATCGTCTGCGCCTGCCTCGTGACCGCGCTGCTCGCCGGCTGCCGGGAGTTCACCAACCCGGGGAACGGCTCCAACGGTGCGCCGTCGAGCGTCCGCGTCGTCAACGCGTTCGGCGTGCCGGTGGACGTGTTCGTGGACGGCTCCCTGGTCGTGTCGGGCGTGCCGCCGGGCGAGCTCGATACGGTCGCGCAGCCGCCGGGCGACCACGCGGTGGGCTTCGCCGCGTCCGGTGGTGCCCCGGTCTCCGTGCACGTGACGACGGTTGCGGACGGGATCAACACGGTCGCGGCGGTACGCATCGGGGCCGCGCTGGCCGCCTCGGACCTCGACGACACGGCGGCCATCGTGCCGGCCGGCGCCACCAAGGTCCGCGTGCTCCACCTGGCGCCGAGCGCCGG
Encoded here:
- a CDS encoding DUF4397 domain-containing protein, whose protein sequence is MRTRIVCACLVTALLAGCREFTNPGNGSNGAPSSVRVVNAFGVPVDVFVDGSLVVSGVPPGELDTVAQPPGDHAVGFAASGGAPVSVHVTTVADGINTVAAVRIGAALAASDLDDTAAIVPAGATKVRVLHLAPSAGEISVYRTQPDWGTPIAWQFPFTYDSVTTGPGCPYYQSTVGTWDVRAWRTPSEDSLGWAGTTAHVTVNLRSGEKRTVLVLDKPGGGIKLRVID